A part of Sinorhizobium chiapasense genomic DNA contains:
- a CDS encoding NuoB/complex I 20 kDa subunit family protein: MELTSGTTLVAPQPKGIIDPATGKPIGSNDAFFGEINNELADKGFLVTSTDELINWARTGSLMWMTFGLACCAVEMMQMSMPRYDAERFGFAPRASPRQSDVMIVAGTLTNKMAPALRKVYDQMPEPRYVISMGSCANGGGYYHYSYSVVRGCDRVVPVDIYVPGCPPTAEALLYGVLLLQKKIRRTGTIER; this comes from the coding sequence ATGGAATTGACCTCCGGCACCACGCTCGTTGCGCCGCAGCCGAAGGGGATCATCGATCCCGCGACCGGCAAGCCGATCGGCAGCAATGACGCTTTCTTCGGCGAGATCAACAACGAGCTCGCCGACAAGGGTTTTCTCGTTACCTCGACCGACGAACTGATCAACTGGGCCCGCACCGGTTCGCTGATGTGGATGACCTTCGGTCTTGCCTGCTGCGCCGTCGAGATGATGCAGATGTCGATGCCGCGCTACGACGCCGAGCGCTTCGGCTTCGCGCCGCGCGCCTCGCCGCGCCAGTCCGACGTCATGATCGTCGCCGGTACGCTGACCAACAAGATGGCGCCTGCGCTTCGCAAGGTCTACGACCAGATGCCGGAGCCGCGCTATGTCATCTCGATGGGTTCCTGCGCCAACGGCGGCGGCTACTATCACTATTCCTATTCGGTCGTACGTGGTTGCGACCGCGTCGTGCCCGTCGACATCTATGTGCCAGGCTGTCCTCCCACGGCAGAAGCGCTGCTTTACGGCGTGCTTCTGCTGCAGAAGAAGATCCGCCGGACCGGCACGATCGAGCGCTAA
- a CDS encoding NADH-quinone oxidoreductase subunit C has translation MSEALNELASYLRETRGALIADAEIKFGELTVTVKAEHVVALLTFLRDDVQCAFVNLVDVCGVDWPQRPDRFDVVYHLLSPRQNLRIRVKVQTAEGEPVPSATAVYPGADWFEREAYDMYGILFTGHPDLRRILTDYGFEGHPLRKDFPVTGFVEVRYDDEVKRVVYEPVELKQEFRNFDFLSPWEGTEYVLPGDEKAKAR, from the coding sequence ATGAGTGAAGCCCTGAACGAGCTTGCCTCCTATCTTCGCGAGACGCGCGGTGCGCTGATCGCCGATGCAGAGATCAAATTCGGCGAGCTGACGGTAACGGTCAAGGCAGAACATGTCGTCGCGCTACTGACGTTCCTGCGTGACGACGTGCAGTGCGCCTTCGTCAACCTGGTGGACGTCTGCGGCGTCGACTGGCCGCAGCGGCCGGACCGTTTCGATGTCGTCTATCACTTGCTGTCCCCGCGGCAGAACCTGCGTATCCGCGTTAAGGTCCAGACCGCTGAAGGCGAGCCTGTGCCGTCGGCGACTGCCGTCTATCCGGGCGCGGACTGGTTCGAGCGGGAAGCCTACGACATGTACGGCATTCTCTTTACCGGACATCCGGATCTGCGCCGCATTCTGACGGATTACGGCTTCGAGGGCCATCCGCTGCGCAAGGACTTCCCGGTGACCGGCTTCGTCGAGGTGCGTTATGACGACGAGGTCAAGCGCGTCGTCTATGAGCCCGTCGAATTGAAGCAGGAATTCCGGAATTTCGATTTCCTTTCGCCGTGGGAAGGGACCGAGTATGTCCTGCCCGGCGATGAGAAGGCGAAGGCACGGTAA
- a CDS encoding NADH-quinone oxidoreductase subunit D yields the protein MTEHNVRNFNINFGPQHPAAHGVLRLVLELDGEIVERVDPHIGLLHRGTEKLIETKTYLQAVPYFDRLDYVAPMNQEHAFALAVERLTGTEVPIRGQLIRVLYSEIGRILSHLLNVTTQAMDVGALTPPLWGFEEREKLMVFYERACGARMHSAYIRPGGVHQDLPHQLVEDIGKWIDPFLKTVDDIDELLTGNRIFKQRNVDIGVVKLEDAWAWGFSGVMVRGSGAAWDLRRAQPYECYSDLEFDIPIGKNGDCYDRYLIRMIEMRQSARIMRQCVNRLLGDAKAGPVSSMDGKIVPPKRGEMKRSMEALIHHFKLYTEGYHVPAGEVYAAVEAPKGEFGVYLVSDGSNKPYRCKIRAPGYAHLQAMDFICRGHQLADVSAVLGSLDIVFGEVDR from the coding sequence ATGACCGAACACAACGTCCGCAACTTCAACATCAACTTTGGCCCGCAGCATCCGGCGGCGCACGGCGTTCTTCGCCTGGTGCTCGAGCTTGATGGCGAAATCGTCGAGCGCGTCGATCCGCATATCGGTCTGTTGCATCGCGGCACCGAAAAGCTGATCGAGACCAAAACCTATCTGCAGGCTGTGCCCTATTTCGACCGGCTCGACTATGTCGCGCCGATGAACCAGGAACATGCCTTCGCGCTTGCGGTGGAGCGGCTGACGGGCACGGAAGTGCCGATCCGCGGCCAGCTCATCCGTGTTCTTTATTCGGAAATTGGCCGCATCCTCTCGCATCTTCTCAACGTCACCACGCAGGCGATGGACGTCGGTGCGCTGACGCCGCCGCTCTGGGGTTTCGAAGAGCGCGAGAAGCTGATGGTCTTCTACGAACGCGCCTGCGGCGCCCGCATGCACTCGGCCTATATTCGGCCGGGCGGCGTGCATCAGGACCTGCCGCATCAGCTGGTCGAGGATATCGGCAAGTGGATCGATCCGTTCCTGAAGACCGTCGACGATATCGACGAGTTGCTCACCGGAAACCGCATCTTCAAGCAGCGCAACGTCGACATCGGCGTCGTCAAGCTGGAGGATGCCTGGGCCTGGGGCTTCTCCGGCGTCATGGTGCGCGGCTCGGGCGCCGCCTGGGACCTGCGCCGCGCGCAGCCCTATGAATGCTATTCCGATCTCGAATTCGATATCCCGATCGGGAAGAACGGCGACTGCTACGACCGCTACCTGATCCGTATGATCGAGATGCGCCAGTCGGCGAGGATCATGCGCCAATGCGTGAACCGTCTGCTCGGCGACGCGAAGGCGGGGCCGGTCTCGTCGATGGACGGCAAGATCGTGCCGCCGAAGCGCGGCGAGATGAAGCGCTCGATGGAAGCATTGATCCACCACTTCAAGCTCTATACCGAGGGCTACCACGTGCCGGCCGGCGAAGTTTACGCCGCAGTCGAAGCGCCGAAGGGCGAGTTCGGCGTCTATCTTGTCTCCGACGGTTCGAACAAGCCGTACCGGTGCAAGATCCGTGCCCCGGGCTACGCGCATCTGCAGGCCATGGACTTCATCTGTCGCGGACACCAGCTCGCCGACGTCTCGGCTGTGCTGGGCTCCCTGGATATCGTTTTTGGCGAGGTAGACCGCTGA
- a CDS encoding NADH-quinone oxidoreductase subunit E — protein sequence MSVRRLAEDTVQPVSFAFNKANAAWAKATIKKYPKGREQSAVIPLLMRAQEQDGWVTKAAIESVADMLGMPYIRVLEVATFYTQFQLKPVGTRAHVQVCGTTPCMLRGAEDLINVCKGKIASEPFALNESGTLSWEEVECQGACVNAPMVMIFKDTFEDLTPERLEQIIDSFEAGKGTEVTPGPQIDRVYSAPIGGPTTLLTRDPATKNNPAPANAALANPGRAKKAPSEPAVSIPPANAARAKTASAVTNPTLKTPVTAKKEAAAIAKIEGETVDKSKPAVAGRPSLEDKNRPAGIEKPVAIDDLKLISGVGPKIEATLHEIGIYTFAQVASWTKAEREWVDGYLNFKGRIERDDWVKQAKALAKGGEAEYIKVFGKKPR from the coding sequence ATGTCCGTTCGTCGACTAGCCGAAGACACTGTCCAGCCAGTAAGCTTTGCGTTCAACAAAGCGAATGCTGCCTGGGCCAAGGCAACGATCAAGAAATATCCGAAGGGCCGCGAGCAGTCGGCGGTCATTCCCTTGCTGATGCGCGCTCAGGAGCAGGACGGCTGGGTGACGAAGGCGGCGATCGAGTCGGTCGCAGACATGCTTGGCATGCCCTACATCCGCGTTCTCGAAGTCGCGACCTTCTACACGCAGTTCCAGCTGAAGCCCGTCGGTACGCGCGCGCATGTGCAGGTTTGCGGAACAACGCCGTGCATGCTGCGTGGCGCTGAGGACCTGATCAATGTATGCAAGGGCAAGATCGCCTCGGAGCCCTTCGCTCTGAACGAGAGCGGCACCCTGTCGTGGGAAGAGGTCGAATGTCAGGGCGCCTGCGTCAACGCACCGATGGTGATGATCTTCAAGGACACGTTCGAAGACCTGACGCCCGAGCGTTTGGAACAGATCATCGACAGTTTCGAAGCAGGTAAGGGCACAGAGGTCACGCCTGGCCCGCAGATCGATCGCGTCTATTCTGCGCCTATTGGTGGTCCGACCACATTGCTGACACGGGATCCGGCGACGAAAAATAACCCCGCACCGGCTAACGCCGCACTGGCCAACCCCGGCCGGGCGAAGAAGGCCCCGAGCGAGCCGGCCGTCAGCATCCCGCCGGCGAATGCGGCGAGGGCGAAGACCGCAAGCGCGGTTACCAACCCGACATTGAAGACGCCGGTCACCGCAAAGAAAGAAGCGGCCGCCATCGCCAAGATCGAAGGCGAGACCGTCGACAAGTCCAAGCCGGCGGTTGCGGGCCGGCCCTCGCTTGAAGACAAGAACCGCCCGGCGGGTATCGAGAAGCCGGTGGCCATCGACGATCTCAAACTGATCTCGGGCGTCGGCCCCAAGATCGAGGCCACCCTGCATGAGATCGGCATCTACACGTTTGCGCAGGTTGCCTCCTGGACAAAGGCCGAACGCGAATGGGTCGACGGGTATCTGAATTTCAAGGGCCGCATCGAGCGCGATGACTGGGTCAAGCAGGCCAAGGCGCTCGCCAAGGGCGGCGAAGCCGAATACATCAAGGTTTTCGGCAAGAAGCCGCGGTAA
- the nuoF gene encoding NADH-quinone oxidoreductase subunit NuoF, with amino-acid sequence MLRDEDRIFTNLYGLKDKSLKGAMARGHWDGTKQILEKGRDWIINEMKASGLRGRGGAGFPTGLKWSFMPKESDGRPHYLVVNADESEPGTCKDRDIMRHDPHTLIEGCLVASFAMGAHTAYIYVRGEYIREREALQAAIDECYDAGLLGKNNKHGWDMDIYVHHGAGAYICGEETALLESLEGKKGQPRLKPPFPANMGLYGCPTTVNNVESIAVAPTILRRGASWFSSIGRPNNVGTKLFMISGHVNKPCTVEEAMGITFRELIEKHAGGIRGGWDNLLAVIPGGASCPVVKAEDIIDCPMDFDGLREVKSSFGTAAAIVMDRSTDIIKAIARISAFFKHESCGQCTPCREGTGWMWRVMERMVQGRAQKREIDMLFDVTKQIEGHTICALGDAAAWPVQGLIRNFRPEIEKRIDEYTRNATSHGAVLEAAE; translated from the coding sequence ATGCTAAGAGATGAAGACCGCATCTTTACCAATCTCTACGGCCTCAAGGACAAGTCCCTGAAGGGCGCCATGGCGCGCGGCCATTGGGACGGCACCAAGCAGATCCTGGAAAAAGGCCGCGACTGGATCATTAACGAAATGAAGGCGTCGGGCCTTCGCGGCCGCGGTGGCGCCGGCTTCCCGACCGGGCTGAAGTGGTCCTTCATGCCGAAGGAAAGCGACGGACGGCCGCATTACCTGGTGGTCAACGCCGACGAGTCGGAGCCCGGCACCTGCAAGGACCGCGACATCATGCGCCACGATCCGCACACGCTGATCGAAGGCTGTCTGGTCGCGAGCTTCGCCATGGGCGCCCATACCGCATACATCTACGTGCGCGGCGAATATATTCGCGAGCGCGAGGCGCTGCAGGCGGCGATCGACGAATGCTATGACGCGGGTCTGCTCGGCAAGAACAACAAGCACGGCTGGGACATGGACATCTACGTCCATCACGGCGCCGGCGCCTATATCTGCGGTGAAGAGACCGCATTGCTCGAAAGCCTCGAAGGCAAGAAGGGACAACCGCGGCTGAAGCCGCCGTTCCCGGCGAACATGGGTCTCTACGGCTGCCCGACGACCGTCAACAATGTCGAATCGATCGCGGTCGCCCCGACCATCCTGCGCCGTGGCGCGAGCTGGTTTTCCTCGATTGGCCGTCCGAACAATGTCGGCACGAAGCTGTTCATGATCTCCGGCCACGTCAACAAGCCGTGCACGGTCGAAGAGGCGATGGGCATCACGTTCCGCGAGCTGATCGAAAAGCATGCGGGCGGTATCCGTGGCGGCTGGGACAACCTCTTGGCGGTCATTCCGGGCGGTGCGTCGTGCCCGGTCGTCAAGGCCGAAGACATCATCGACTGCCCGATGGACTTCGACGGTCTGCGCGAAGTCAAGTCGTCCTTCGGCACGGCTGCCGCGATCGTCATGGACAGGTCCACCGACATCATCAAGGCGATCGCCCGCATCTCGGCATTCTTCAAGCACGAGAGCTGCGGCCAGTGCACGCCTTGCCGTGAGGGTACGGGCTGGATGTGGCGGGTGATGGAGCGCATGGTGCAGGGCCGCGCGCAGAAGCGCGAGATCGACATGCTTTTCGACGTGACGAAGCAGATCGAGGGTCACACCATCTGTGCGCTCGGCGATGCGGCCGCCTGGCCGGTCCAGGGTCTCATCCGCAACTTCCGCCCCGAGATCGAAAAGCGCATCGACGAATACACACGCAACGCGACGTCGCACGGCGCGGTGCTCGAAGCAGCGGAGTAA
- a CDS encoding helix-hairpin-helix domain-containing protein — protein sequence MAGTRKDGQSMEKAGVVIPFARSLDVDPADPFGMAEWMKNMPNLPLHPLIAHPTAAVAAATALGFGLSSHIAGIMFGAMQGAVGAMQKGISAPAQPEAAEPKPAPAPTKRAVQQAPEASPAPVVARSPKVSKPKARTPAKVAKQDAADDLKRISGIGPKLEQVLNARGIRRFADIAAWSAAEVARLDKELGFDGRILRDDWVGQAKALKGA from the coding sequence ATGGCCGGGACACGTAAGGACGGACAAAGCATGGAAAAGGCCGGCGTAGTCATTCCATTCGCGCGTTCCCTCGACGTAGACCCGGCCGATCCGTTCGGCATGGCCGAGTGGATGAAAAACATGCCGAACCTTCCGCTGCACCCGCTGATTGCGCACCCGACGGCGGCCGTCGCGGCCGCAACTGCGCTGGGGTTCGGCCTCTCGAGTCACATCGCCGGCATCATGTTCGGGGCCATGCAGGGCGCTGTCGGTGCGATGCAGAAAGGTATTTCGGCGCCGGCACAGCCGGAAGCCGCCGAGCCCAAGCCTGCGCCTGCGCCGACCAAGCGGGCGGTGCAGCAAGCTCCGGAAGCCTCGCCGGCTCCGGTTGTTGCGCGATCTCCCAAGGTGTCGAAGCCGAAGGCGAGGACGCCAGCCAAGGTGGCAAAGCAGGATGCCGCCGATGACCTCAAGCGGATTTCCGGCATCGGTCCGAAGCTCGAGCAGGTCTTGAACGCCAGGGGCATTCGCCGCTTTGCCGACATCGCCGCCTGGAGCGCGGCGGAGGTGGCGCGGTTGGACAAGGAACTCGGTTTCGATGGCCGCATCCTGCGCGACGATTGGGTAGGGCAGGCGAAGGCGCTCAAGGGCGCGTGA
- the nuoG gene encoding NADH-quinone oxidoreductase subunit NuoG — protein MAKLKVDGKEIEVPDHFTLLQACEEAGAEVPRFCFHERLSVAGNCRMCLVEVKGGPPKPAASCAMGVRDLRPGPNGEVPEVFTTTPMVKKAREGVMEFLLINHPLDCPICDQGGECDLQDQAMAFGIDSSRYQENKRAVEDKYIGPLVKTVMNRCIHCTRCVRFTTEVAGIAELGLIGRGEDAEITTYLEQAMTSELQGNVVDLCPVGALTSKPFAFTARPWELNKTESIDVMDALGSAIRVDTRGREVMRIMPRVNEDINEEWISDKTRFIWDGLKTQRLDRPYVKKDGRLQPASWSDAFQAIKAAVANTSGDKIGAIAGDLASVEEMYALKELVASLGSENVDCRQDGAALDPSLGRASYIFNPTIQGIENADALLIIGSNPRFEASVLNARIRKRYRMGNFPIAAIGEQSELRYEYEYLGAGSETLADLLSGKAKFFATLKKAERPLIIIGQGALAGEGGAAVLANAAKLAVAVGAVGADWNGFAVLHTAASRVGGLDLGFVPGKGGKAAAETVGSADVLFLLGADEIDLSKRKAGFTVYIGSHGDNGAHAADVILPGATYTEKSGTWVNTEGRVQVGNRAGFAPGDAREDWAIIRALSDVLGRKLPFDSLGELRAKLYAAHPHFAEIDAIAAGDSDEIAALAQKAGEMAKSSFASPVKDFYLTNPIARASAVMAECSALARNNFKAAAE, from the coding sequence ATGGCAAAGCTGAAAGTCGACGGAAAAGAGATCGAGGTCCCGGATCATTTCACCCTGCTGCAGGCGTGTGAAGAGGCCGGCGCCGAGGTTCCGCGCTTCTGTTTCCACGAGCGGCTTTCGGTCGCCGGCAACTGCCGCATGTGTCTGGTCGAAGTGAAGGGCGGACCGCCGAAGCCGGCAGCCTCCTGCGCGATGGGTGTGCGCGATCTGCGCCCCGGCCCGAATGGCGAGGTGCCGGAAGTCTTCACGACCACGCCGATGGTCAAGAAGGCGCGCGAAGGCGTCATGGAATTCCTGCTGATCAACCATCCGCTCGACTGCCCGATCTGCGATCAGGGCGGTGAGTGCGACCTGCAGGACCAGGCCATGGCCTTCGGCATCGATTCGTCGCGCTACCAGGAAAACAAGCGCGCGGTCGAGGACAAGTACATCGGCCCGCTGGTGAAGACGGTGATGAACCGTTGCATCCACTGCACGCGCTGCGTCCGCTTCACGACGGAAGTCGCCGGCATTGCCGAGCTTGGCCTCATCGGCCGCGGCGAGGACGCCGAGATCACCACCTATCTCGAACAGGCGATGACCTCCGAACTGCAGGGCAATGTCGTCGACCTCTGCCCGGTCGGCGCCCTGACCTCGAAGCCCTTCGCCTTCACGGCCCGTCCCTGGGAACTGAACAAGACCGAGTCGATCGACGTCATGGACGCGCTTGGCTCGGCGATCCGCGTCGACACGCGCGGCCGCGAAGTGATGCGCATCATGCCGCGCGTCAACGAGGACATCAACGAGGAGTGGATCTCCGACAAGACCCGCTTCATCTGGGATGGCCTGAAGACGCAGCGTCTCGACCGTCCCTACGTCAAGAAGGATGGCCGTCTTCAGCCTGCAAGCTGGAGCGATGCGTTCCAGGCGATCAAGGCTGCCGTCGCCAACACTTCGGGCGACAAGATCGGCGCGATTGCCGGCGACCTCGCTTCCGTCGAGGAAATGTACGCTCTGAAGGAGCTCGTCGCGTCGCTCGGCTCTGAGAATGTCGACTGCCGACAGGATGGTGCCGCGCTCGACCCGTCGCTCGGCCGCGCCAGCTACATCTTCAATCCGACGATCCAGGGTATTGAAAACGCCGATGCGCTGCTTATCATCGGCTCCAATCCGCGCTTCGAAGCGTCGGTGCTCAATGCGCGTATCCGCAAGCGCTACCGCATGGGCAATTTCCCGATCGCCGCGATCGGCGAACAGAGCGAGTTGCGGTACGAATACGAATATCTCGGCGCGGGCAGCGAAACGCTTGCCGACCTCCTTTCCGGCAAGGCCAAGTTCTTCGCGACCTTGAAGAAGGCTGAGCGGCCGCTGATCATCATCGGCCAGGGCGCGCTGGCAGGGGAGGGCGGCGCAGCCGTCCTCGCCAACGCGGCAAAACTGGCGGTCGCGGTTGGCGCAGTCGGCGCGGACTGGAACGGCTTTGCCGTGCTTCACACCGCAGCCTCGCGCGTCGGCGGTCTCGATCTTGGCTTCGTCCCCGGCAAGGGCGGCAAGGCGGCGGCCGAAACGGTCGGCAGCGCCGACGTACTTTTCCTGCTTGGCGCGGATGAGATTGATCTTTCGAAGCGCAAGGCCGGCTTCACCGTCTATATTGGTTCGCACGGCGACAACGGCGCACATGCGGCCGATGTCATTCTACCGGGCGCGACCTACACGGAGAAATCCGGGACCTGGGTGAACACCGAAGGCCGGGTACAGGTTGGTAACCGCGCGGGCTTCGCCCCGGGCGACGCACGCGAAGACTGGGCCATCATCCGCGCGCTATCCGATGTGCTCGGCCGGAAGTTGCCCTTTGATTCGCTTGGCGAATTGCGCGCGAAGCTCTACGCCGCGCATCCCCATTTCGCGGAAATCGATGCGATCGCGGCCGGCGACAGCGATGAAATTGCCGCACTCGCGCAAAAAGCAGGTGAGATGGCGAAATCCTCGTTTGCGTCTCCGGTCAAAGACTTCTATTTGACGAACCCGATAGCGCGCGCATCCGCCGTTATGGCCGAATGCTCGGCTTTGGCACGCAACAATTTCAAAGCTGCGGCGGAATGA
- the nuoH gene encoding NADH-quinone oxidoreductase subunit NuoH, whose translation MDAFVSTYVWPAIIMVAQSLLLLVALLLFIAYILLADRKIWAAVQLRRGPNVVGPWGLFQSFADLLKFVFKEPVIPAGANKTVFLLAPLVSVTLALAAWAVIPLNANWVIANINVGILFVFAISSLEVYGIIMGGWASNSKYPFLGALRSAAQMVSYEVSIGFVIVTVLLCVGSLNLTDIVTAQTDGLGTMIGLPASFLDWHWLSLFPMFIVFFISALAETNRPPFDLPEAESELVAGFMVEYGSTPYMMFMLGEYAAICLMCALTTILFLGGWLPPLDVWFLNWVPGIIWFVLKASFVFFMFAMVKAFVPRYRYDQLMRLGWKVFLPLSLAMVVIVAFVLKLMGWA comes from the coding sequence ATGGACGCTTTCGTTTCGACCTATGTCTGGCCTGCGATCATCATGGTCGCCCAGTCGCTGCTGCTGCTGGTCGCGCTGCTGCTCTTCATCGCTTACATTCTGCTGGCCGACCGCAAGATCTGGGCGGCCGTGCAGCTGCGCCGTGGTCCGAATGTCGTCGGTCCGTGGGGATTGTTTCAGTCCTTCGCCGACCTCCTGAAGTTCGTTTTCAAGGAGCCGGTCATTCCGGCAGGTGCGAACAAGACGGTCTTCCTTCTTGCTCCACTGGTCTCGGTGACGCTTGCGCTTGCTGCCTGGGCGGTCATTCCGCTCAACGCGAACTGGGTGATCGCGAACATCAACGTCGGCATCCTCTTCGTCTTCGCCATATCTTCTCTCGAAGTTTATGGCATCATCATGGGCGGCTGGGCGTCGAACTCGAAGTATCCCTTCCTCGGCGCCTTGCGTTCCGCCGCGCAGATGGTGTCCTACGAAGTCTCGATTGGCTTTGTCATCGTGACGGTTCTGCTTTGCGTTGGCTCGCTCAACCTGACGGATATCGTCACTGCGCAGACCGACGGCCTCGGAACGATGATCGGCCTGCCGGCTTCCTTCCTTGACTGGCATTGGCTGTCGCTCTTCCCGATGTTCATCGTGTTCTTCATCTCGGCCCTTGCCGAGACGAACCGTCCGCCGTTCGATCTGCCCGAAGCCGAATCCGAACTCGTCGCCGGCTTCATGGTCGAATACGGCTCGACCCCGTACATGATGTTCATGCTCGGCGAATATGCGGCGATCTGCCTGATGTGCGCGCTGACGACGATCCTGTTTCTCGGCGGCTGGCTCCCCCCGCTCGACGTGTGGTTCCTGAACTGGGTCCCGGGCATCATCTGGTTCGTGCTGAAGGCCTCGTTCGTGTTCTTCATGTTCGCGATGGTCAAGGCGTTCGTGCCGCGTTACCGCTACGACCAGTTGATGCGCCTCGGCTGGAAGGTCTTCCTTCCGCTCTCGCTCGCCATGGTCGTCATCGTCGCATTCGTTTTGAAGCTGATGGGGTGGGCTTGA
- the nuoI gene encoding NADH-quinone oxidoreductase subunit NuoI has translation MAGLSQAVSSLFLKEFVGAFFLSMRYFFGPKATLNYPFEKGPVSPRFRGEHALRRYPNGEERCIACKLCEAICPAQAITIEAGPRRNDGTRRTVRYDIDMVKCIYCGFCQEACPVDAIVEGPNFEFATETREELYYDKEKLLANGDRWEREIARNIAMDSPYR, from the coding sequence ATGGCCGGTCTTTCGCAAGCCGTCAGTTCGCTTTTCCTCAAGGAGTTCGTCGGCGCTTTCTTTTTGTCGATGCGCTATTTCTTCGGGCCGAAGGCGACGTTGAACTATCCTTTCGAAAAGGGGCCAGTCAGCCCGCGTTTCCGCGGCGAACATGCGCTTCGCCGTTATCCGAACGGGGAAGAGCGCTGCATCGCCTGCAAGCTGTGCGAGGCGATCTGTCCTGCCCAGGCAATCACCATCGAGGCGGGCCCGCGCCGTAACGACGGCACGCGCCGCACGGTGCGTTACGACATCGACATGGTGAAGTGCATTTATTGCGGGTTCTGCCAGGAAGCCTGTCCGGTCGACGCCATCGTCGAGGGACCGAACTTCGAATTCGCCACCGAAACGCGCGAAGAGCTTTACTACGACAAGGAAAAGCTGCTCGCCAACGGCGACCGGTGGGAACGGGAAATCGCGCGCAACATCGCGATGGACTCGCCCTACCGCTGA
- a CDS encoding NADH-quinone oxidoreductase subunit J, which translates to MGLQALFFYLFAFIAVASAFMVIAAKNPVYSVLFLILTFFNAAGLFLLTGAEFLAMILLVVYVGAVAVLFLFVVMMLDIDFAELRAGVLEYAPIGALIGLILAAELIIVVGGATFSPEIAKGIAMPIPPVAERTNTAALGDVLYTHYIYFFQIAGLVLLVAMIGAIVLTLRHRENIKRQSIPRQVARAPETAVEVVTVKPGQGI; encoded by the coding sequence ATGGGTCTGCAGGCTCTTTTTTTCTATCTCTTTGCCTTCATTGCGGTGGCATCGGCATTCATGGTCATTGCAGCTAAGAACCCGGTTTACTCGGTTCTGTTCCTGATCCTGACCTTCTTCAACGCGGCGGGGCTCTTCCTGCTGACGGGGGCCGAGTTCCTGGCAATGATCCTGCTCGTCGTCTATGTCGGCGCGGTGGCGGTTCTGTTCCTTTTCGTCGTGATGATGCTCGACATCGATTTCGCTGAACTGCGCGCAGGTGTGCTTGAATATGCACCGATCGGCGCGCTGATCGGGTTGATCCTTGCGGCCGAACTTATCATCGTCGTCGGCGGAGCGACGTTCTCGCCGGAAATCGCCAAGGGCATCGCGATGCCGATCCCGCCGGTTGCCGAGCGGACCAATACGGCCGCGCTCGGCGACGTTCTCTACACGCATTACATCTACTTCTTCCAGATCGCGGGGCTCGTGCTGCTCGTCGCCATGATCGGCGCCATCGTGCTGACGCTGCGCCACCGCGAGAACATCAAGCGCCAGAGCATTCCGCGGCAAGTTGCCCGCGCGCCCGAGACCGCCGTCGAGGTGGTCACGGTCAAGCCCGGGCAGGGCATCTAA
- the nuoK gene encoding NADH-quinone oxidoreductase subunit NuoK: MEIGISHYLTVSAILFTLGVFGIFLNRKNVIIILMSVELILLSVNINMVAFSAFLNDITGQVFALFILTVAAAEAAIGLAILVVFYRNRGSIAVEDVNMMKG; this comes from the coding sequence ATGGAAATCGGAATTTCCCACTATCTGACCGTCAGCGCCATCCTGTTCACGCTCGGCGTTTTCGGCATCTTTCTCAACCGGAAGAACGTCATCATCATCCTGATGTCGGTGGAACTCATTCTGCTCTCGGTCAACATCAATATGGTGGCCTTCTCGGCCTTCCTCAACGACATCACCGGTCAGGTCTTCGCGCTGTTCATTCTAACCGTGGCGGCGGCCGAGGCGGCCATCGGGCTTGCAATTCTCGTCGTCTTCTATCGCAACCGCGGCTCGATCGCCGTCGAAGACGTCAACATGATGAAGGGCTGA